In Salinibaculum sp. SYNS191, the genomic window TTCCGCACCGTTTGCGTCACCGACGACGAACACGCGCTCGTCGTCGCGGGCCTGCATCGTGTCTTCGACCCACCCGGGTTCGGGCGTCAGCCGCGTTTCGTCCAGCCCCAGCCGGTCGAGTGCTGGCTTACGTCCCGTGAAGACGAACAACTGGTCGGCCTCGACCGATTTCTCATCTGTCCCGTCGTCGAGGACAGCCCGAACGCCGGCGTCTTCGGTTTGTTCCAGTCGTTTGGTCTCGGTGTCGAGGCGAATATCGACGTCGAAGTGCTCCCGGTAGTACTCGACGAGTTCGGACCCGAACACCGGGTCGGCATCGGGCAGGACTGCAGGCAGTTGCTCGACGACGGTGAGGTCCATCCCCGCTGCTTCGGACAGGTACGGGACGAGTTCCAGCCCGACGACGCCGAGGCCGACGACCAGTCCCGACTCGCCGAAGTCGGTCGCGTCGAGGACGTCTGCGCTGGTCTCGAACGGGACGTCCTCGATGCCAGGAATCGGCGGGACGTTCAGCGTCGACCCGGTCGCGATGACGACGTAGTCGGGTTCGATGACGTCGTCGCCGACGGCCAACCGGCGGTCATCGAGGAACTCGGCCGTCTCCCGTCGGAGGGTCACGTTATCGCGTTCGGCGAGACTCTCGACGTGCGAGCGGCGCCCGCTGGCGTACGTCGAGATGTTCTCGTCTTTCTGTTCTATCGTCCGCTCGAAGTCTACCGTGTGTGCCTCACCGCGAAGCCGGTCGTCGTCGCGGGCGGCGAAGCGTCGTTCGGCCACCGTGAGCAACTCCTTCGAGGGCATGCACCCGTCGAGGATACAGAGTCCGCCACCGGGGTCGCCGTCGTCGACGAGCGTCAGTTCCACGTCCGGTTCGTCAGCGAGGCGCTCGGCCACGACGACGCCGGCGCTCCCGTACGCGCCGACGACCGCAACATGCGTCTCCATATACGACGTAACTGCCCTGCGACCCATAATTGTTTGTATTGTCCTATATGAGCACAATTATCGTGTCGAACTCCGATATCGACACAGTCCGCTCACGGTGTGGGGCTATACCGTTATCCTCCACAAACTCTCGATAAGTGCGAAAATAACCTCCTTTATCGTTCTACCGTCCCTTCGAGTCACGTCGCACCTGGATATTTCAGGCGGACAGACCGGAAGACGAAGTGATTATGAGTGCAAAAATAGAACAATACTGCATGGTGGCAATAGCTCTTCTTCCGTCGCTCGATGAGGGCGGAGTCAGATGAGCGACGACGTCACGGTAGTCGTTCCGGCGTACAACGAGGCCGGGCGTATCGGTTCCACCGTTCGCGAATTCGTCGAGCGCTATCCGGTCGTCGTTGTCGACGACGGTTCGACCGACGGGACGGCCGCCGAAGCCCGTGCCGAAGGCGCGACCGTCATCGAGCAACCGGAGAATCGGGGATACATCGCCGCGCTGCAACGTGGGTTTCGGGCGGCATCCTCCGAGGTCGTCGTCACCTTCGACGCCGACGGCGAACATTGCCCGCGGGACATTCCGAAACTGGTCGAGCCAATCCTGGCTGACGACAAAGACCTGGTACTGGGTGCCAGACAAACGATTCCCCGGCCCTCCGAGCGGCTTCTGAACAGACTTGCCCGGTTGCGAGTCGACGTCAGCGACTCCGGGACTGGCTTCCGCGCGCTCCGTCGCTCTCTGGCCGTAGACCTGGAACTCGATACAGCGTGCACCTGTGGGACCTTCGTCCTGGAGGCCGCAGCGAACGGTGCCCGCATCGGCGAAGTGAGCACAGAGACCCGCTCGGTCGCGAAACCGCGCGGCATCGCCTGGAAACACGGCCGACAACTGTTCCACGTCGTCCGCTATTTGGTTCGCTGATTTTCAGAGCGCGCATTCCCGTTTTGAGTCCGGAACAACCCATCGTTCACCAATACCCGCTCGACGATGAGGGCGAGGATTCGGTGCAGGTGAACTGCCTCGGAGTCAAGCCTCGGTGCATTCGTTTCTACCGTCTGTCAACGGAAGCCATGCGGAGTCGAACTCACTCTGTAACGTGTGATTTATTTATGAAACTGAGTGTGAAATATACGTTTTCAAACTATCAAACCTGGTAATAAGACCTTACTGTTATATGAGGTGGTGGTCTACACGTCGCTAGGAACACGCAGTATCACGAGAAGGACATCAGGTTGGGATGGCACCCATCCTGTGTGCACGTCCAACTAAGACGGGCCGCTGTCTTAGCAGTTGTGGCCCATCTCGTATGTGCTGTGTGTCCGTGAGAAATCATGAAGCTACAACAACTTCGCAACGACGATGATGCAGTGAGCCCGGTTATCGGGGTCATCCTCATGGTCGCCATTACCGTCATCCTGGCGGCCGTGATTGCAACGTTCGTCCTCGGTCTCGGTGACCAGGTGAGTGATACAGCCCCGCAAGCGAGTTTTGACTTCGAGGAGAACAGTACCAATGTAACAATTACCCATGCAGGCGGGGCGACCTTGTCCAATTCGACTATCAAGGTGCAACTGAACGGAACCGCCCAGGGAGCGAAATGGAGTGGAGGCGTGTCAGAAATATCAGCAGGAGCGTCAACAACGATCAGTTCCAGTGGTAATGATGAGATTCGAATTACGTGGGAAAACGATGCTGGAACTGACTCAGCTACGCTACGAACCTACACAGCGTCCAGCTAAGGCAGAAACATCAGCAGCCACGGTACGGACGTAATAGTGTCTTAATCCGTCGGCTGACGGTCTGAAATTGATATATTTATCGAACGGGCGCAGCGAAGCGCCTCGGTACAACCTACGTGGGCGGTCGCTACGACGACCGTGAACTCGCGTTCAGGAGTACCAGCGCGTTCTTGAGTACACGAACAACTACCCAGACAAAGGATCGGCAGCCGTCGCCTCTGCACTGGAACTGCCGCGCAGTCGTATCCGTCCGTAGATGGATAACGGCGAAAAGCCGGACCCCAACGCGCCATCGAAATCGCCGCAGATTACCACGCCTAGCCGTTCGCGGGACTGAACATACTCGTCGCGTAGGTGTTTGCCGCTGGTTCGCTCTCGGGCCACAATTGGCGGGTGTGTTTCGTTGCGACCACCGAGGCCCAGAAGGCCTGCATCAAGACTGCGCTACAATCGGCGAATCTCACTCGCCAACGAGTATGCCGCGCTGAAGAGGATTCACGCGGGACCGAGATCCGGCCACGGGAGCATGCACCGGCCATAGACCGTCTGCTCCACGCCCCTGGGCCGAAACACGCAGACCGGGCCTCTGCTGACTATATTTCGGGAATATTCGCACGCAATCACAAGACGGCGGCAGAAGTTCTTATTATAACACATGATAATTTGACCAAAGTTATAATACGTTGGTATGTTTTTGGGTGATGTATGCGCGATAGGTACAGGTTTGTTGCCAGTCACGTTCGAGTCGTGGCCGCGCACGTTGGGGCCGTCTGTCCGTCGTCCAGTACGGACGCTCAGACGCAGTTCAAGGCCCCCGGGGAGCGCCTCGCCCGCTCCCTGTCACTCATACCGTTGGCGAGGGACGGTTGATACAATGCAGTTACGTAATACACTCCGGGAGTTGTACAGCGGGGAAGATAGGGCAGTCAGTCCGGTTATTGGTGTAATCCTTATGGTCGCCATTACCGTTATTCTGGCGGCGGTCATCGCGTCATTCGTGCTCGGACTAGGGCCGAGTGAAGCCGCGCCGAGTGCGCAATTTGAATTTGAGGAAAACACCTCAAGCAATAACAATCTTGCTGTTGAGATAGCACACCAGTCAGGTGATAAAATTGATGCTAGTACCCTATACACTCGGGGCAGTCTTATTAATAGCAGCAGTGAGATACCGTGGTCCAACAGTACTGGATCGCCGGGGGCATTTTGGGATAAGAGCTTCTCGGGTAGCGAGATAGGTTCAGGCGACTCAATCACGGTTAACGTCAGTGATAGCTGGGAACTCTCTGTCGTCTGGGAGAAAGGCGACCAATCCAGTGAACTGGCCTCACAGAGCAGCTAACTGAGTGTCACCAATTTTCGGCTCTTACATCACCTCCTGAGCGTCAGCTAAAACGAAAGCATACGTTCGCGTTCTCGGTGTCAAACTCCACGTTGGCAGGGACCTTACCGGACTACAGGTCGTAGACAGTTGGGCGGGAATCGGGTGTCCAAGCGAGCCGGAGACTTGTGGCGGTTGATGAATGTTCGGAACGCCAGCAGCTGTGGGTCTTGGCGGTCACTTCTAGCCACCAGTACGTGTCGAGTACGTCAGTTATCGACGTATACTGTAAAGAGTCCTCGGCAGAGAAACTACTGTCAAAAATATCTTGAGAAAATTACAATGTTGTGAGGGGGGACGTCAGGATTCGTCGCGGACGATGTCGTAGCCGAACTCGATGGCGTTCTCCGGCATGATCTCCGCGGTCCACTCACCGGCTTCGGGGTCTTCGACGCGGTAGGTGAACGTCTGGTCGCCGCCGTGCGTGCCGTAGGCAGAGCCGTCGTCGGCTGCTCGCTCGTCGGCGAGGTCGACGTGCCCGCTGTTGGTCGTGCTGACGCGCTCCGCGTCGACAGTCGTGCCATTCGGCGTGACGAAGGAGACGTCGAAACTCGCACCGTCAGCGCTGGCCGCGCGGCCCATCGGCGCGTCGAGCTTCAGGGTCAGCGTCGAGGTCTCCTCGCTCACGTCGAACGAGGTGGTGAACGGCTCTTCGGGCTGGTCCCAGACCTGGAAGCCGAGACCCACCTGCTGCCAGTACTCACTCTGGTCCGTCCGGGCCGGGTCCTTCAGGCCGAGGTTGAGTTCGACGTCGTAGTCGCCGACCGCTGCGTCGGCCGGGGGCGTCACCGTGACGGTGACGGTCGCCGTCTCGCCAGCGGGAATCTCACTGGGGGCGTCGATTTCCATCCAGGACCGCTCGAACGACGCCGTCTCCGTCGGCGGGACGCGGTAGCCACGCTCTCTGTTCACCGTGGGGTCGACGGGCACGGCCTGCTCGCCGGTGTTCTCGATGACGATGGAGTGCGTGTAGCTCTCGTCGGCCTGAATCTGCGTGTGCATGTGCTGGCCGTCGACGATGGAGACGGTCGGCTCCTCGTAGACGTCGACCGAGAACGTGGCAGCGTGAACGGGTCGCTGTGGCGTCCCGGGGTAAGAAATCATCTCGTCGGTCATCGCGATCATCCCGTGGTAGTTGCCGAGGTCAGCGTCCTCGGGGACCGAGATGTCGACCGTGATGGTCGTCTCTCCGCCAGATTCGAGCGTCACCTCGTCTTCGCTGAAGCTCACCCACTCCGACTTGACGGGCTGTTGCCCGACGGGAGGGACGTACAGATGTGGGTTGATGGTGACTGCTTCCTCGTCTTCGTTCGCAACGGTCACGTCGAACGACGTCTCCTCACCGGGTTTCAGTTCGAGACTCCGGTAGTTGTCTTCGACGTACAGGCGGGTGTAATTCGTCGGTGCCTGTCCGCTCTGACTGCTACTCGCTTCGCCGGTGGTCGCAGCTGCGTCTGGTGTGTCTGCCTGTGGCTGTACCTGGGTCGTGGCTGCACTGGCGGCTGGTGCCACCAGGGCGACCACGAGGAGGGCCGTGAGGATGTGATTTCGTTTCATCGTTTGCGTGCGGATTCCACCGTGGGCGGCCAACGGTGTGCAAACCCGCGCCGTGGAATCCGTCTTGCGGTGGTAGTGACGGGGATAAATTAAGTCTCCTCGATAGTCAAATAACGTTTTTACTGTTACTGTGTCGCACACACTACGCTTTCACCGTCTTCACATCCGCAATTGAAGACCCACGCCTCCGGACGCCAAACCCTACCCGGCGCGACGGTGGCAATTCAGGGTAGTATCTTCTCCGCCTACGCGTGAGCACGACCCCACATTCGCTTTCGGTACAGCCGTCGAAGCCGTTTACGACGGGCAGTCTCACCAGCCAAGGAGAGACACGATATTCCGCTTGTATAGTATTCGTGACGGTCAGAGTTCGTCTAGAGGAACCCTTATCGGGCCATCGCGCCCCCCGCCTTGGCTGGATTCCTTGAGGGTGGCACAGACGGGGTATTCGCCACTTGAAAAGCGCGCTTCACGCTCTAAATTTCATACATTTAGAACGATGTAATGCTGGGAGTAAGGCACATCAAACCCCAACATTATGCGTTTTCTGGGTTCGTGAAAGACGAGTGCTGACAGGAATAGACGCACACTCACCGCGAGACACAGAGCAGACGAATTCCCCCACGGAGACGCCCTGGCAGTGATAGTCGCTGTAACGCCCCGTCTCGCTCTGTTCACTCTCCTGGAGTGCAGACCATCCCTCTAGGCGAGATGCCCCCTCTTCTCTCTCATTACTAGCGGAAAGTGATACGTTCCTTAACCCACGCTCGCTGATATATTCCTCCTCGAAATACAACGACCCTCCCAACTGTGGGAACGGCCAGAGTCCCGACACGCGTGGAGATGGCCCTTGAACGTGTGGCACTCTCCGCTGTGCGTCGGGTGAAACTCACTCGAAGACGTGTGAATCGTCGCGGGGACTGACTTCTCCGCATGCGGAGCGCCGTCGGGAATATCGACTCCAGTTAGAGAAACCGACCCACGAGACGTGAACACGCGATGGCGCTCCTCCAAGCGGACATCAGGAACGCCACCGTTGACAGCCACCCCGGCTCAGAAGCGCGCGGGATGTTGGCCGTGTCACTCCCAGACCCCGTCTCAGTCTTCATCTGCGAGCACTTCTTCACGCAGTTGTTCGAGGGTGTAGATATCGGTGAACCCGGGTTCGTCGATTCGGAAGGCACTCGCGGGCGATGTCTCGGCGTAGGTTTTTTCGACGCGGGGTTCGCCCTCCAGTGGCTCGTTCAGCGCAGCGAGAATCGCGTGTGCCTCTGTGTGCGACATCGAGACCCAGATTGCCTCCTCAGGATTGCACGCAGCCATCTTATCGAAATCTGCGGGCACCGCGCGGGCTGCATCGTTGTTGATTCGCTCGACTTCGACCGTGACGACGATTTCGCCATCTGCATCGAGCCCGACGACATCGAGACGGTGGTGTTCGAAGCCCTCGGCGGCCCCGTCAATATCAGAGCCGTCGCCGAAGAACGCCTCCGCGTCGATCGTTCCCTCCTGCAGATCATAATACGGGACGACGCGGACGACAGCGGAATCGGGATTCTCGGCATACGTCTGTTTCAGCCAGCGCACGACCACCTCGATACCCAGGACGTGCTCGGTCGATTCATCGAGATCGCCCACACCGTGGCCATAGGCAATGCCAAGGCGGTGTGATTCACAGATCTCTTTGCGTCCTGCGGGCCGCACCGAATACAGCCGATGGGGGCGGTCAGTATTGTGCGTCACCAGGCCATCCTCGACCAGTTGCTCGATTTCGTCCGGGTCGATACCCGTATACTCCTCGACGCGGACCATCGAGTCCCGGAGCAAGTCGAACTCCGGTGGGTCGTAGCGTCGTTGCTGGACGTTGTACACCACCTGCAGAAAGGCCAACTGCCGTGGGGAATACGCCGAGGCTGCAACCTCCTCTGGGGAGAGCGTGAGATTCAACTCACAGATCGGGATGTCATCGACGTCGACGGCATCGATCGAGTGACAGCACTCTACGGCCTGGATCAATCCCTGGACCGTGCTGCTGTGGCGCGACTCGCAGGCTCGACAGTGGAGCGCGTTCGTCTCCACATCGTAGCGGAGACACTCGGGCAGGCGCTGGGTAAACGGAAGGAGACTATCGAGACGTGTCTCACCAGTGTCTTCACTTTCGTCTGTGCCCTCGCTCTCGCTGTCGAGGCCTGCCGAGTGCGCATCGGGCGTACTCGCCTCGCCAAGCGAAATACCCGCCTGTTCTTCGGTTCGGGATGCGAGTCGCTCACAGGCTCGTTCGAAGCCCTCGATCTCGATGCCTGTGAGTGGCTCGTCGCTTGCGGGGTGGCCGGGCGGCGCCGGCAGAGACTTCCCGAGGAACGGGCGCACGACAGATTCGCCAAAGCCAGCGCCCGGCCGGACGAGCCATTCTCCACGACGAAGTGCAGCGAGACGCCGCTCGACAGCCGCGGGCGGCATCGACTCCGTTGCGAGTGCGCTCGAGAGGTGTCGGTCGACGGCGACGTTACCGACGACGAACGTGGCCGTTTCGTTGAGTGCCTCGCGATAGGTGTCGTTGTCGGGATCAGGCGAATCGAGCTGTTCGAGAAACTGCACGCCGAGCATCACGGACAGATTGAAACTCCGGCCCTGGGAGAGCAGCGTATCGACGAGTTCCGTATCGGCAACGTCTCTGGCCTCTTCGAGATAGAGGTTCACCTGTGGGGTTTCGGCATCGGCGGGCGTTGCTTCCGCGCGGGCTTTGAGCGCCGTCCAGAGATTCGAGAGCAAGACGAGCGTCAGCGTTCGGTTAACCTGGCTTTCCATCCCGCCGAAATCGAAGATGACGACGGCGTCCTCGTTGATGATGTCGGCGAAATCGAAGCTGGCAGCAGTCCCGTCGTCTTCGTTCGATGGCACGTGATCGAACAACGGGGCGAGACGGCCATCTGTTGCAATCGTCTCGACGCGCGAGAGGGCCCCGCCCAGCACCTTCGTAAAGACGTCGCGGTCGCGTTCGAGCAACCCCGTAAAGTAGGTCTGGAACGTCGATTCCGAGACTGAGGGTGGCGTTTCTGTCCCCTGGGTTCGCTGCAGTGTCTCGTAGAGGTCTGCGTGAGTGAATATGTCGTCACCGTGGACGGGGTCATAGAGCGCGCGGAGGTGATTGCGAATCACCTTCGTCGATTCCGTGGCGCTGTCGTAGGTTCCGGCTGGCAGTACCCCGCGGAGAATCTCCTCGTAATGCCCGGTCTTTCGCGAGCGTGCTTCCTCACGGGGCAGTCCCGACGCCAACAGCGGCCTGATATCGAAGAAAGAAAACGCTGGCAAGACACGCGTGAGATCGAAATAATAGACGTTCTCGAAGGAACCCTCGGTCCGATAGTGTGCCTGGAGGTACTCGATGGCCGTGCCACTGCCTTTGGTATCGAAGAGAATCGAAGGGCCCTCGGTCGCGAGGTGATTCGACAGCTTCGCCGTCACAGTCAGGACGGATTTGCCCGAGCCTGTATCACCCACGACGACCTGATGGCGGGGCTGGTAGCGCGGCGGGAGGACAAGTGGCTGGTCGATCGGTTGGCGGTCGCTCGATAGCGGTTGCACGAGAGCCATTCCCGGCTGTCGATAGCGAGCGAGTTGCCCGGGCGGGGGAAGCGGAATTCCGGTCCGCTCGGCGTGGCGAACGCCGATAGCGCGCGTTCCCGTCGGCGTGAGTGCACTGCCGTCGACGAGACAGAACCCGGGGAGTTCACTCGGTGCGACGAGTACGCCCGGACTCGAAAATCGTCGGCGAAGCCGATTCCACCTGCGGTCGTACTCGATCGGTTCGTGGTGGCGTGCACAGAGCGCGTCGAAGAGTGCACTCCCTTCGCCGGCACTCCCATCTGGATCGACACGGACGTCACCATCGACGCGATGGGTCGTCCCACTGAGCGGGCTCAACGCGGTGGCGAGTCCATCAGCAACAGTCTTCGGTGGATGGTCGCCACTCTTTCCGAGTATCACTGCCCGGGCAGTCACCTGGAAGCTTCGGCGTGTCTCGCGGTCTGTAAGTTCCTCTAAGCGCTGTTGATTGGCGGCCGTTGGTTCGTATGCGCGTCGCTCCTCGGCTGTCCGGGGTGACAGCGCTTCATAGAGTTTTCCGGAGAAACTCTCCGTGCCGTCTTTCAGTTCGAGCTGGGACTGCTCGGCCGCTGGCGTCCAGTCTCCATGCGGTCGCGCGAGGACCTGATAGACCATGGGCAGCCGCGTGTCTCTCATCGTCTCGATGAGCGTCGTCAGCGGCAGTCGCTCCGAGCCCGTCTCGGCCCTGTAGGCCTTCCGTGGGGTGCGTAACTCCTCGAAGGGCGTAAGCGGCGTCTGCCAGTCTTTCGCCCGCTCTGTCCGGCCCTTGAACTGGACACCGGCGACCGGCCGTGTGACTGCTGCTGATTGTTGGTCCGTCGGTGTCTCTGCTGGCGCTTGTGTTTCCGGCTCTCGCGTGTAGAGGTCGGTGCTGGGGGGTGTCTCCGTCAGGCGCTCGATGTTGGCTGGATGCCACTCGACCGTCGTGAGTTCGTAGGTGTTCGGCAGACCGGTTCGCAAAATCCGTTCGAGGTTTTCTTGGAGTGAGTCTTCGGTCGTCCCGACGAGATAGCGAATGCTCGTATCTTCCGTTCCATCCGAGACCAGCAGCCACTCGACACTTGGTTTCCGAGTCGACCCGGTGAGGCGGTCTCGCAATCGCGTCTGTGTCTCGCGCTGGAGCGCTGCATACAGCTGATCGATTGCCTGGCCAACGGCTCGGGGAGACAGGGTCGTCTCTGTCGGCCGAATCTCGATGTAGGTTCGTCGCTTGGTCTCAGTTGTGGCCTCTTGACGTACTGCGAGTTCGCCTCTCTCGAGTGGGACGGGCAGTGCAGGCCGCACTCCAGGTTCGCGCTCATCTCTGTGGGACTGGTCTCCCCCAGCACTCTCTCGCTCAGTTCCCATTCACGCCTCCGTCAATCT contains:
- a CDS encoding NAD(P)/FAD-dependent oxidoreductase, whose amino-acid sequence is METHVAVVGAYGSAGVVVAERLADEPDVELTLVDDGDPGGGLCILDGCMPSKELLTVAERRFAARDDDRLRGEAHTVDFERTIEQKDENISTYASGRRSHVESLAERDNVTLRRETAEFLDDRRLAVGDDVIEPDYVVIATGSTLNVPPIPGIEDVPFETSADVLDATDFGESGLVVGLGVVGLELVPYLSEAAGMDLTVVEQLPAVLPDADPVFGSELVEYYREHFDVDIRLDTETKRLEQTEDAGVRAVLDDGTDEKSVEADQLFVFTGRKPALDRLGLDETRLTPEPGWVEDTMQARDDERVFVVGDANGAEPILHVAKEEGAVAAENVLRHRNGEAVQPYENVTHQVVFSGLTELPYARLGHTAASASEAGIEHVVATREVSGEGVFRSRDYSEGLARLVVGADGTVLGYQGLHPDADVMAKTMQLAVEMELDVREIPDRAYHPTTPEIIDGLLVDAAAELDE
- a CDS encoding glycosyltransferase family 2 protein, with the translated sequence MSDDVTVVVPAYNEAGRIGSTVREFVERYPVVVVDDGSTDGTAAEARAEGATVIEQPENRGYIAALQRGFRAASSEVVVTFDADGEHCPRDIPKLVEPILADDKDLVLGARQTIPRPSERLLNRLARLRVDVSDSGTGFRALRRSLAVDLELDTACTCGTFVLEAAANGARIGEVSTETRSVAKPRGIAWKHGRQLFHVVRYLVR
- a CDS encoding type IV pilin N-terminal domain-containing protein, whose translation is MKLQQLRNDDDAVSPVIGVILMVAITVILAAVIATFVLGLGDQVSDTAPQASFDFEENSTNVTITHAGGATLSNSTIKVQLNGTAQGAKWSGGVSEISAGASTTISSSGNDEIRITWENDAGTDSATLRTYTASS
- a CDS encoding type IV pilin N-terminal domain-containing protein → MQLRNTLRELYSGEDRAVSPVIGVILMVAITVILAAVIASFVLGLGPSEAAPSAQFEFEENTSSNNNLAVEIAHQSGDKIDASTLYTRGSLINSSSEIPWSNSTGSPGAFWDKSFSGSEIGSGDSITVNVSDSWELSVVWEKGDQSSELASQSS
- a CDS encoding NEW3 domain-containing protein is translated as MKRNHILTALLVVALVAPAASAATTQVQPQADTPDAAATTGEASSSQSGQAPTNYTRLYVEDNYRSLELKPGEETSFDVTVANEDEEAVTINPHLYVPPVGQQPVKSEWVSFSEDEVTLESGGETTITVDISVPEDADLGNYHGMIAMTDEMISYPGTPQRPVHAATFSVDVYEEPTVSIVDGQHMHTQIQADESYTHSIVIENTGEQAVPVDPTVNRERGYRVPPTETASFERSWMEIDAPSEIPAGETATVTVTVTPPADAAVGDYDVELNLGLKDPARTDQSEYWQQVGLGFQVWDQPEEPFTTSFDVSEETSTLTLKLDAPMGRAASADGASFDVSFVTPNGTTVDAERVSTTNSGHVDLADERAADDGSAYGTHGGDQTFTYRVEDPEAGEWTAEIMPENAIEFGYDIVRDES
- a CDS encoding ATP-binding protein, yielding MRDRLTGSTRKPSVEWLLVSDGTEDTSIRYLVGTTEDSLQENLERILRTGLPNTYELTTVEWHPANIERLTETPPSTDLYTREPETQAPAETPTDQQSAAVTRPVAGVQFKGRTERAKDWQTPLTPFEELRTPRKAYRAETGSERLPLTTLIETMRDTRLPMVYQVLARPHGDWTPAAEQSQLELKDGTESFSGKLYEALSPRTAEERRAYEPTAANQQRLEELTDRETRRSFQVTARAVILGKSGDHPPKTVADGLATALSPLSGTTHRVDGDVRVDPDGSAGEGSALFDALCARHHEPIEYDRRWNRLRRRFSSPGVLVAPSELPGFCLVDGSALTPTGTRAIGVRHAERTGIPLPPPGQLARYRQPGMALVQPLSSDRQPIDQPLVLPPRYQPRHQVVVGDTGSGKSVLTVTAKLSNHLATEGPSILFDTKGSGTAIEYLQAHYRTEGSFENVYYFDLTRVLPAFSFFDIRPLLASGLPREEARSRKTGHYEEILRGVLPAGTYDSATESTKVIRNHLRALYDPVHGDDIFTHADLYETLQRTQGTETPPSVSESTFQTYFTGLLERDRDVFTKVLGGALSRVETIATDGRLAPLFDHVPSNEDDGTAASFDFADIINEDAVVIFDFGGMESQVNRTLTLVLLSNLWTALKARAEATPADAETPQVNLYLEEARDVADTELVDTLLSQGRSFNLSVMLGVQFLEQLDSPDPDNDTYREALNETATFVVGNVAVDRHLSSALATESMPPAAVERRLAALRRGEWLVRPGAGFGESVVRPFLGKSLPAPPGHPASDEPLTGIEIEGFERACERLASRTEEQAGISLGEASTPDAHSAGLDSESEGTDESEDTGETRLDSLLPFTQRLPECLRYDVETNALHCRACESRHSSTVQGLIQAVECCHSIDAVDVDDIPICELNLTLSPEEVAASAYSPRQLAFLQVVYNVQQRRYDPPEFDLLRDSMVRVEEYTGIDPDEIEQLVEDGLVTHNTDRPHRLYSVRPAGRKEICESHRLGIAYGHGVGDLDESTEHVLGIEVVVRWLKQTYAENPDSAVVRVVPYYDLQEGTIDAEAFFGDGSDIDGAAEGFEHHRLDVVGLDADGEIVVTVEVERINNDAARAVPADFDKMAACNPEEAIWVSMSHTEAHAILAALNEPLEGEPRVEKTYAETSPASAFRIDEPGFTDIYTLEQLREEVLADED